From the genome of Atribacterota bacterium:
CTGGACGTTGTAGATGTATTTAAACAGATTTTCTCTGAGTAATCTACTTTAGTAAAATCTTGAAAAAAATCAGAGAATCTAATAAAAGAAGGGGGAAATAGATGTACTTTCAGATTGTAGTTATTATGCTGTCCATGATTATTGCCTATGTAGTTGTTAAAATGAAATATCCCGTTGAGTGGAGTATTTTAGCAGCTGCACTTGCAGGGGGAATAGTAGGGACTTTTTTCAGTACTCCACCTATTTCGGATTTATTTCGCCATTTGGTAGAGGGCACTTTCACCTATATGGATATAGTTCTGGTATTTACAACTGCAACCATTTTTATGGCTATTGTTAAGGAATCAGGCGGTGTAGATTATGTGATTCGGGCAACAATCAAATATTTTTATAATAGAAGAATTATTGCTTTACTTATCTTAATGTTTATTATTTTAATCCCCGGTGCATTGACCGGAGCCGGAAGTGTTTCCTGCCTGGTAGTTGGAGCACCTGTTGCCTTAGCTTTGATTTATCTGGGGATACCACGGGTAAAAGTAACAGCGATAATATTTATTTTAGCAGGACTTTCAGCAGCTGCTCCTCCGGTTAATATATGGGCAATGATTACTTGTGCAGGAACAGCAATCCCATATGTTGGTTTTGAATTGCCCTTAGCTATACCTATACTTTTTCTCGGTACTTTTACTATTCTATTTTTAGGCTATAAAAAAGAAGGGGATATGAATTTAGAACAGGCATTAAAAGAAATGCCGGAGACAGTAGAAGGAATGAATATTTGGAAGGTAAGTATCCCATTTATAGTATTCTTCGGTTTAGTGGTAGCCCAGAGAATTTGGCCCTATTCATTGCCAATTATGGGATTACCCTTTGAATTTACAATTGCAGCTATAGTAGCCCTTGTTCTAAGTCCTAAGAAAATTAATATATTACAGCTTTCTTCTGATACAATAAAACGTTTATTGCCATTATTGGCAACGGTTATAATTGTTGGAATACTTCAACAGGTTATGACTGTCTCAGGCGTACGGGGCATGCTATCCTATGCAGTTATTACTATTCCTCTTACATTATTATTTATATCCCTGGCTTTTGTTATCCCGATTTCGGAAGGGGTATTAACTTATGGTGGCGCTGCTTTATTGGGCATACCTTTAACATGGTATTTTGACTCTATCGGATTGCATGCAACAGTTGTAATAGCCGGGTTAAGTCTGCTTTATCCATTGGGAGACGGATTGCCGCCGACTGCTTTGATTGGCAGATTAAGTGTAATTGTGTCAGATTATAAAGGAAGTTATTGGACATTTTTAAAACAAACATTGGTACCATGGGTAGTAATAACAGTTGTAGGAATCCTTATGGTTGTTTATAGTTCCCAACTTTCTTTCCTTGTAGAATGGAGTAAATAAGAAAAATTAGTAATGGTACGGAGGAAATAATAATATGTCAGTTATAATGATTTTTTATTATATATTATCTGTTGCTCTTATTGGCCTATTGGTCTGGAATTTTATAAGAGAAAAAGAAAGCGTAACAGATATGCTACTTTATCTTATGGTAGCCATACCCTTTGTTCTAAGGGTTTTACGAGTTAAATAGCGTGAGGAGGAACAATAATGATTGAAACAAGAAAGATTAAGATAATCATGCTTACCCTGGTTGCTATTATAACAGTCATTGCCGGGATACAGCTATATCAGCACAGGCACTATGATGTCCCTATTGTAGCCGGTCCAGGAGTAACTAAAGTAGGTAAGTTAAGTGATTATTATGAGGGAATAAAGGGAACGGTAGCTGATACTAATGTATTTTTTATGGAAGGAGAACAAGAAGGCGGCTCGATGTTGGTTATTGCTAATACACATTCCAATGAAATCGTTGCCGGATTAACTGCTTTTATGATTGTAGAAAACGCAGTAGTAGAGAAAGGCAGATTAATAGTTATTCCTCAATTTAACAACAGTGGTGGCCGTAATACCAGAGCTGGTGATGGATATCCACTTTATTTTGATATTGATACTCCGTGGGGAAGTAAGACATTCAGAATGGGTAATCGGGATGCATCACCCTTAGATCAATGGCCGGATCCTGATGTCTATGTTCATTATCCTGAAGGGCAATTATTATCATATATGGATGTAAGGAATACCAATAGAACCTGGCCAGGCAGACCGGATGGTCCCTTAATGGAGCAGGTATGTTATGCTGCTATGGAATTAATCAGAAATGAAAACATTGATGCTACGTTAGATGTTCATGGAGCTGAAACCCTTTTTCCAGTTACCAACTGTATAGTAGCACCGGATAAGTCAATGCGAATTGCCACCATGACTTCCCTGACTGTAAAATCTAAAGAGGGTTTTGACTTTCATGTTGAACCATCACCTTCAGGTATGAGAGGGTTATCACATAGAGAGATAGGAGATTATTCTGATTCGATGCCTTTCCTGGTGGAAGCGCCCTTGCCTTTTTTAGATCAGCCGACTGGTCCAAAAACTATGGATTTACTCTTGACCGGTAGGGACCCATTCTT
Proteins encoded in this window:
- a CDS encoding C4-dicarboxylate ABC transporter; protein product: MYFQIVVIMLSMIIAYVVVKMKYPVEWSILAAALAGGIVGTFFSTPPISDLFRHLVEGTFTYMDIVLVFTTATIFMAIVKESGGVDYVIRATIKYFYNRRIIALLILMFIILIPGALTGAGSVSCLVVGAPVALALIYLGIPRVKVTAIIFILAGLSAAAPPVNIWAMITCAGTAIPYVGFELPLAIPILFLGTFTILFLGYKKEGDMNLEQALKEMPETVEGMNIWKVSIPFIVFFGLVVAQRIWPYSLPIMGLPFEFTIAAIVALVLSPKKINILQLSSDTIKRLLPLLATVIIVGILQQVMTVSGVRGMLSYAVITIPLTLLFISLAFVIPISEGVLTYGGAALLGIPLTWYFDSIGLHATVVIAGLSLLYPLGDGLPPTALIGRLSVIVSDYKGSYWTFLKQTLVPWVVITVVGILMVVYSSQLSFLVEWSK
- a CDS encoding succinylglutamate desuccinylase, producing the protein MIETRKIKIIMLTLVAIITVIAGIQLYQHRHYDVPIVAGPGVTKVGKLSDYYEGIKGTVADTNVFFMEGEQEGGSMLVIANTHSNEIVAGLTAFMIVENAVVEKGRLIVIPQFNNSGGRNTRAGDGYPLYFDIDTPWGSKTFRMGNRDASPLDQWPDPDVYVHYPEGQLLSYMDVRNTNRTWPGRPDGPLMEQVCYAAMELIRNENIDATLDVHGAETLFPVTNCIVAPDKSMRIATMTSLTVKSKEGFDFHVEPSPSGMRGLSHREIGDYSDSMPFLVEAPLPFLDQPTGPKTMDLLLTGRDPFLLSLSKKGMLFVPYDEEGWPIERRAGQHTSVVLELMNQMARQYPEKEIVVSGIPKYKDVVENGIGYYLTDPSTVDESRIYYE